From the Solanum pennellii chromosome 4, SPENNV200 genome, one window contains:
- the LOC107016657 gene encoding GDSL esterase/lipase 1-like — translation MNMVMDSLVTVMMEIYKLAGRKFGIQDLLPLGCLPRFRGLALLKKGPHSDCLDELSSVVKKHNLALSRKIKQLKKELRGFEYSFFSIFDALKELYENPSTYGFKEAKAACCGFGPYRGFGSCGMAEAYELCENVKEHVIFDFYHPTGKAFHHFAQLWWQGNSNVVESQSLKSLLALLFA, via the exons ATGAATATGGTGATGGATAGCCTCGTTACAGTCATGATG gaaatataCAAGTTAGCTGGGAGAAAATTTGGGATCCAGGATTTGTTGCCTTTGGGTTGTTTACCAAG aTTTAGGGGTCTTGCTTTGCTTAAGAAAGGTCCTCAtagtgattgcttggatgaacTCAGCTCTGTAGTAAAGAAGCACAATTTAGCTCTTTCGCGGAAAATTAAACAGTTGAAGAAGGAATTAAGAGGTTTCGAATACTCATTCTTCAGTATCTTTGATGCTCTTAAGGAACTCTACGAAAATCCTTCAACATATG gTTTCAAAGAAGCAAAGGCAGCATGCTGTGGGTTTGGTCCATACAGAGGATTTGGTAGTTGTGGAATGGCAGAGGCTTATGAGTTGTGTGAAAATGTGAAGGAACATGTAATATTTGACTTTTATCATCCCACTGGAAAGGCTTTCCATCACTTTGCGCAACTATGGTGGCAGGGAAATTCAAATGTGGTTGAGTCTCAAAGTTTGAAATCCTTATTAGCCTTATTATTCGCTTGA
- the LOC107016658 gene encoding uncharacterized protein LOC107016658: MDIQRLQTNEDNLKSRANISQQHDYKNAELRRSADGKQPELKGDDGKLHKTHDKVCSNTAAGTSRKASEKSRNTNLNQLFIKPFIQNTQIQIPTEPQTSTYAASIQSDKKRYNYIAQSYIENIYKIQTYLNLNPRSTQTKNPEEDYITQKLQGYNRLIAQPKTSPNLVRTCYNYGLLGTVYTYDGEEISGIPELYKAFVTYKRVTKGYLFYIKFYTAPAEILYEEIKSPIQVIKIGLTRDMMIPEDIEKQAEIPKIEIPGFYANKRIIGISTIIQELANNYLNGNAIWSYYARDQVMIYSNSKELRRTDMDEVQRWILSLLKPEEQPTTRALKKEFISEELLVRYCKLIGNKYPDHRCSKCNGEDNVIPDVDLE, encoded by the coding sequence ATGGATATACAAAGGCTACAGACTAATGAAGATAATCTGAAGTCTAGAGCTAATataagtcagcagcatgactataaAAATGCGGAGCTACGTCGTTCGGCAGACGGAAAACAGCCAGAGCTAAAAGGAGACGATGGGAAACTCCATAAAACCCATGACAAAGTTTGTTCAAATACAGCTGCAGGTACAAGCAGGAAAGCTAGTGAGAAATCACGAAACACAAACCTAAACCAGTTATTTATAAAACCATTTATCCAAAATACACAAATACAAATACCCACAGAACCACAAACTTCCACATATGCAGCTAGCATACAGAGTGATAAAAAGAGATACAATTACATTGCACAATCGTATATCgaaaacatatataagatccaaacatatttaaatttaaacccCAGATCTACACAAACCAAAAATCCAGAAGAAGATTATATAACCCAAAAATTACAAGGATATAATAGATTAATCGCACAACCCAAAACTAGTCCAAATTTAGTTAGAACATGTTATAATTATGGTTTACTTGGTACAGTATACACATATGATGGAGAAGAGATAAGTGGAATACCAGAATTATACAAAGCGTTCGTCACATACAAAAGAGTTACCAAAgggtatttattttatattaagttttatACAGCACCAGCTGAGATATTATATGAAGAAATCAAGTCACCAATTCAAGTTATAAAGATAGGTCTAACTAGAGATATGATGATACCAGAAGACATAGAAAAGCAGGCTGAAATACCAAAGATAGAGATACCAGGCTTTTATGCAAATAAAAGGATAATTGGTATATCAACAATTATACAAGAACTagctaataattatttaaacggCAATGCTATTTGGAGCTACTATGCAAGAGACCaagttatgatatattcaaaCTCCAAGGAATTAAGAAGAACAGATATGGATGAAGTTCAGCGATggattttatcattattaaaacCAGAGGAACAACCTACAACAAGAGCATTAAAAAAGGAATTTATTTCAGAAGAATTATTAGTCAGATATTGTAAGCTTATTGGAAACAAATATCCAGATCACAGATGTTCAAAATGTAACGGAGAAGATAATGTTATACCAGATGTCGATTTGGAGTAA